The genomic region TCCACGTGCGGGTCCTCGCACTTCGTCGGCTCGAGGAGAAGCCGCTGCGCCACGCGCGGGTAGCGCCGCGCGAAGTCGGCACCGGTGCGGCGCAGCCAGGTGAGCTCGCGCTCGTAGTAGTCGAGCAGCGCGTCACGCATGCGCGCCTCCGCTCACCCGGAAGGTGCCGCTGGCCGTCTCCAGCACGGTGTCGAAGGCCACCCGCTCGGGCTCGGGCTCCATCTGCAGCACCCCCTCCACCACGAAGCGCACCTCGCGGTCCGCCGCGTCGCCCACGGTCACCCGCACGCGCGTGAGCCGCGGCTCGAAGGTGGTGACCGCCTCCTCCACCTCGCGCTGCAGCCGCCGCCGCACCGCCTCGGAGCCGGCGGTCAGCGAGGAAAGGTCGCCCAGCCCGAAGGTGAATACGGAGCGCCGCAGCTCGGGGCACCACTCGGGCGCGAGGTCGATGGCGCGCCGGGTGTTCAGCAGCCACTCCAGGTCGCGCAGCAGCGACGCCTTGAGCCGCGCGACGGAGCGCGACCAAGGCGTCCCCGCGCGGCCGGCGCCGGTCTCCTCCTCCAGCAGCCGGTCGAGCACCGACAGGCGCACCGTGCGGTCGGGGTCATGCGGCTGCATCGGCGCTCCCCGCCAGCTGCATCGCCCGCACGGGGTCCAGCCGGCAGACGCGCAGGTACAGCCCCTCGCGCTCGCCCTGGCCGTCGCCCGCCTGCGAGAGCGCGCGGTGGAGGAGCGCCAGCGGCCCGGCCACCACCTCGCCCGCCTCCCACGCCTCCAGCTGGTGCCGCTCCACCTGCTCCAGCAGCTGGCGGAGGATGGGCACGGCCACGGCGGCCTTTCCCGCGTCGACCAGCACCGCGGCGGCCTGCGAGCGGTGGAGGAAGCGCGCGCGCTCGCTGCGCTCCTGCGCGGCGGCGGCCACCAGGATCTCCACCGCCCGCTCCGGCTCGCCCGCGGCCGCCCGCGCCCGCGCGCGCTCCGCCGCGGCGCCGGGCGACGGCGCGGGGGGCGGCGCCGCCTCCGCTCCGTCCGCGGAGACGAGGCCGGCCTCGCGCAGCCACGCCAGCGTCTCGGCGTTGGCCGCGGGGGTGTCGTCCATCAGCGTCATCGCGGGGAGCGCGGGTACGGCCTGCAGCAGCGCACGCAGCTCGGCCGCCAGCGCGGCGCGGAGCGCGTCGTACGCCTCGCCCAGGGCGGCGCAGGCGGCGGCCGAGTAGCGCTGCAGGTCCAGCCAGCCGCGGCCCTGCGGCTGGGCCATGGTCTCCTCGGCCGCGTCGAGCAGCTCGGCCCAGCGCTCCTCCAGCAGCAGCGTCTTCAGCCGCACCCGCTCGGCCGTGGGCGGCGCCGCCAGGAGACGGGGATCGGGGGATGGGCCGCCGCCGCGCAGCTCGCCCCAGCGGAAGCCGCGCAGGACGAGGTACGGCGCGGGGTCCGCCGGCCGCTCGCGGCGGAGATGCCGGGCCAGCGCTGCCAGCCGCGCCGCCGCCTCCTCGCGCGTCCGCGGCGGCCCCGCCTCGAGCGACGGAGATGGCGGTGCATCTCCATCCCCGCCGCTCGCGGCGGAGACGGCGACGCCGGCCGCGATCTCCACCGCCGTCGCCCCGTCTCCCGGCTCGGTGGACGAGGACGCGTCGGCCGCGGAGGCCTCGGGCTCGGGCTCGCCCTTCTTCGCCAGGAGCTGTCCGGCCAGCCGGCGGACCTCGTCCAGCGCCTCGCGCAGCTTCAGGAAGGCGGGGGCCGCGTCGCCCAGCCGCTCGCGGCTGAAGGCCTGCAGCGCGTCGAGGGCGGCGGCCCCGGCGTCGAGCTCCGCGCGGCGCTCGCGCAGCCACTCGCCCGGCGTCTCCTCCACCCCGCGGTCGAACGCCTCGGCGCTCACCTTCCCCGCCTCGACGGCGGCGCGCCACTCGGCCAGCCTGGCCTCGTCGCCCTTCGCCTCTTCCTCGCTCCCCACCTTGCGCGACTCGGCGTAGGCGGCGGCGCCGTGGCCGGCCTTCGTCAGCGGCGCCAGGCGCAGCGACGCGCCCAGGTACAGGTCGATCCACTCGAGCGGGGCGGCGCGCAGCTCCAGGTCGCCGTCCTCGATCTCGGGGTGGAGATGGTCCCAGAAGCGCTCCATCATCCCCAGCATCAGCTCCACCCCGGCGGCGAAGCCGGCGAAGCCCTGGCGCCGCGTCCACGCCTCCGTCAACCACGCCGCCACCTGCAGGTCCTTCGACTGCCGGGCGAGGACGTCGGTGGCCAGCTTCACCACCAGCGCGTAGTCGGCCGTCTTGCGCTCGCGCTTCCAGTCGCCCTGCGGGACGTCGTCCTCCTCGAAGCGCGCCTGGCGGATCTGCTGGTACACCAGCTCGCCGCGCAGGCTGGGCCCCGCCGGGTTCTCGCCGGCGATGGGCTCCAGCAGGTCGGACGCGAGGGCGGCGGTCATGGCGCCTCCGCCGCGGCGGGGGCGTCGATCTCCAGCTCGCGCAGGTCGA from Longimicrobium sp. harbors:
- the tssE gene encoding type VI secretion system baseplate subunit TssE, which encodes MQPHDPDRTVRLSVLDRLLEEETGAGRAGTPWSRSVARLKASLLRDLEWLLNTRRAIDLAPEWCPELRRSVFTFGLGDLSSLTAGSEAVRRRLQREVEEAVTTFEPRLTRVRVTVGDAADREVRFVVEGVLQMEPEPERVAFDTVLETASGTFRVSGGAHA
- the tssA gene encoding type VI secretion system protein TssA gives rise to the protein MTAALASDLLEPIAGENPAGPSLRGELVYQQIRQARFEEDDVPQGDWKRERKTADYALVVKLATDVLARQSKDLQVAAWLTEAWTRRQGFAGFAAGVELMLGMMERFWDHLHPEIEDGDLELRAAPLEWIDLYLGASLRLAPLTKAGHGAAAYAESRKVGSEEEAKGDEARLAEWRAAVEAGKVSAEAFDRGVEETPGEWLRERRAELDAGAAALDALQAFSRERLGDAAPAFLKLREALDEVRRLAGQLLAKKGEPEPEASAADASSSTEPGDGATAVEIAAGVAVSAASGGDGDAPPSPSLEAGPPRTREEAAARLAALARHLRRERPADPAPYLVLRGFRWGELRGGGPSPDPRLLAAPPTAERVRLKTLLLEERWAELLDAAEETMAQPQGRGWLDLQRYSAAACAALGEAYDALRAALAAELRALLQAVPALPAMTLMDDTPAANAETLAWLREAGLVSADGAEAAPPPAPSPGAAAERARARAAAGEPERAVEILVAAAAQERSERARFLHRSQAAAVLVDAGKAAVAVPILRQLLEQVERHQLEAWEAGEVVAGPLALLHRALSQAGDGQGEREGLYLRVCRLDPVRAMQLAGSADAAA